A portion of the Leptospira kanakyensis genome contains these proteins:
- a CDS encoding HAMP domain-containing sensor histidine kinase has translation MRSFFSTLLLLNWGLLLVLLTLALGVFYIYDLVVPAVRPLILFGFVLISIFGTFYISTNIAMRITDPLATVEKKTKEINAGDFGVELSSPDIRELATLTSSINEMARRLKVQFLDLTVEKEKFNYLLQNLKEGVFAIDRNEKFLFLNRNISDTLIQKNSQFKDYIPSIKNKELLTFIKDKIHHGVEGKTEFQDGIHFYTARIYPIKSDSMIQLYIGVLSDITEDRQNQLIREQFFQNASHELKTPITSIKGYAETLEYKLKLPQDSNERKFLDAILRNTERLIRIVEDMLTVSRLENHKTVLNLTDFSLLDLVKNVSDSLGVIYSQKKQNLVLDIPSDFKVQADRLLLEDLLVNLISNASAYSPEGSSVIVRALSTENNNQIQVIDHGIGISAEDAERIFERFFRVDTNRSRKEGGTGLGLSIVKHIARLHSGEVSVSPNPKGGSIFAFEFPKK, from the coding sequence ATGCGTAGTTTTTTTTCTACATTACTGTTACTCAACTGGGGTCTTTTACTTGTTTTGTTGACCCTAGCATTGGGTGTATTTTATATTTACGATCTAGTTGTGCCCGCAGTACGGCCGCTCATCCTATTTGGTTTTGTTTTAATTTCTATTTTCGGTACATTTTATATTTCTACAAACATTGCGATGCGAATCACAGATCCGCTAGCCACTGTTGAGAAAAAAACAAAAGAAATCAATGCGGGTGATTTTGGAGTTGAACTTTCATCACCTGACATTCGAGAACTTGCCACACTGACCTCTTCCATTAACGAAATGGCAAGACGACTCAAAGTTCAATTTTTGGATTTAACCGTAGAAAAAGAAAAGTTTAATTATTTATTACAAAACTTAAAGGAAGGTGTTTTTGCGATTGATCGAAATGAAAAATTTCTATTTTTAAATCGTAATATTTCGGATACATTGATCCAAAAAAATTCCCAGTTTAAAGATTATATTCCTTCGATAAAAAATAAAGAACTCCTCACTTTCATTAAAGATAAAATCCATCATGGAGTGGAAGGGAAAACAGAATTTCAAGATGGAATTCACTTTTATACAGCCCGAATTTATCCTATCAAATCCGATTCCATGATCCAGTTGTACATTGGTGTGTTGTCAGACATCACTGAAGACAGGCAAAACCAACTCATTCGCGAACAATTTTTCCAAAATGCATCTCATGAATTAAAGACTCCCATAACATCGATTAAAGGGTACGCAGAGACTTTGGAATACAAACTAAAACTTCCACAAGATTCGAATGAAAGGAAATTCTTAGATGCCATTCTGCGAAATACGGAAAGACTCATTCGGATTGTAGAAGATATGTTGACGGTCTCACGTCTTGAAAACCATAAAACTGTTTTAAACCTGACTGACTTTTCGCTTTTGGATCTCGTAAAGAATGTATCGGACTCTCTCGGTGTCATTTATTCTCAGAAAAAACAGAATTTGGTTTTGGACATCCCCTCGGACTTCAAAGTGCAGGCCGATCGTTTGTTACTAGAAGATCTACTTGTGAATTTAATTTCCAACGCCTCAGCCTATAGCCCAGAAGGTTCCAGTGTGATTGTCAGGGCTTTGTCGACAGAAAATAATAACCAAATCCAGGTGATCGACCATGGAATTGGAATTTCTGCGGAAGATGCAGAAAGGATCTTTGAACGTTTTTTCCGAGTGGATACCAATCGTTCCAGAAAAGAGGGGGGAACGGGACTTGGTCTTTCCATTGTCAAACACATCGCTCGCCTGCATTCTGGAGAAGTTTCCGTTTCCCCAAACCCCAAAGGTGGCTCCATTTTTGCCTTTGAATTTCCTAAAAAATAG
- the argJ gene encoding bifunctional glutamate N-acetyltransferase/amino-acid acetyltransferase ArgJ, whose amino-acid sequence MKFPLGFYSFGKNIGIKDTSLDFAVIYSENRCKAAAVFTRNNFPGAPIYVGRDHIKDGYLQAIVINSKNSNVATGEQGIKNSYAICTELGKSLGIPAEDILPSSTGVIGVPLPIEKILNACSTAKADLKLGNLEEVAEAIMTTDTRKKISYRTMTNQAGEGVMFGIAKGAGMIEPNMATMLSYILSDYLPESGDLQGILKRVVDVTYNCVTIDSDTSTSDTVVLMCSGVLGTIPDDVFESHLREIATDLSKLIARDGEGASKLIELTVSHGRDDSQVTKIGKSILNSPLVKTAIYGGDPNWGRFVMAIGKVFDEPIPYDSLEIQLGGISVKGADNDTKTKLAEYLKSNEEIKISVILNTGSFLKTFWSCDFTEGYIQENAYYTT is encoded by the coding sequence ATGAAGTTTCCATTGGGATTTTATTCCTTCGGCAAAAACATAGGGATCAAAGACACAAGTTTAGATTTCGCAGTCATTTATTCGGAAAATCGATGTAAGGCGGCCGCCGTATTCACTCGGAATAATTTTCCAGGTGCTCCCATTTATGTAGGCCGTGACCATATCAAAGACGGTTACCTCCAAGCCATTGTCATCAATTCTAAAAATTCCAATGTTGCCACGGGGGAACAAGGAATCAAAAATTCTTATGCGATTTGTACGGAACTTGGAAAATCTTTAGGAATCCCTGCTGAAGACATTCTTCCTTCCTCCACTGGAGTGATTGGTGTTCCCCTTCCCATCGAAAAAATCCTTAACGCTTGTTCTACGGCAAAAGCAGATTTAAAATTAGGAAATTTAGAAGAAGTGGCAGAAGCCATTATGACTACCGACACTCGTAAAAAAATCTCCTATCGGACGATGACAAACCAAGCGGGTGAAGGGGTGATGTTTGGAATTGCTAAGGGTGCAGGAATGATTGAACCCAATATGGCAACGATGTTGTCTTATATACTTTCTGATTATTTACCCGAATCAGGTGACCTACAAGGAATTTTAAAACGAGTTGTCGATGTCACCTACAATTGTGTCACCATTGATTCCGATACATCCACAAGTGATACCGTGGTTCTGATGTGTTCGGGTGTTCTTGGAACCATCCCTGATGATGTTTTTGAATCTCACTTAAGAGAAATCGCAACCGACCTTTCTAAATTAATTGCCCGCGATGGAGAAGGTGCATCCAAACTAATTGAACTCACTGTTTCCCATGGACGCGATGATTCACAAGTAACAAAAATCGGAAAATCCATTCTTAATTCTCCTCTTGTGAAAACTGCTATTTACGGTGGGGATCCTAATTGGGGAAGATTTGTAATGGCCATTGGTAAGGTATTTGATGAACCCATTCCTTATGATTCTTTGGAAATTCAATTGGGTGGAATTTCTGTTAAGGGAGCTGACAACGACACCAAAACAAAGTTAGCCGAATATCTAAAATCAAATGAAGAAATCAAAATCTCTGTCATTTTAAATACAGGATCCTTTCTAAAAACTTTTTGGAGTTGTGATTTTACCGAAGGGTATATTCAGGAAAACGCTTACTATACAACATGA